One genomic window of Candidatus Pseudobacter hemicellulosilyticus includes the following:
- a CDS encoding SusC/RagA family TonB-linked outer membrane protein: MKWIVVLLVVSLCSVHAAGVSQNVTLSGKELSLKQVILAIRQQTGYVVIRNKADVPGTPTYSLAVRDMPLRDFLDLLVRNQPFRYAIRDKTIFLSPKEPAVTAGLHEGLQQPDRLLSLYAPPIRIRVSDSLGNPLVGATVALRNGRQSGVTDGNGFIILEVKAGEQLLVSFVGYEGRSLILTEALLAPGNLPIVLKPLATRLDEFEVTVNTGYQQLSRERFVGAYSKLDSTAYARRVGTTILDRLEGTVTGLAFNNKGSAPMQIRGLSTLGYTSYNPLIIVDDFPYKGDINTINPNDVESITVLKDAAAASIWGTMAGNGVIVITTKKGRQQPLQVSYSANMILQEKPDLFAIPRMSIADEIDVEQMLFGKGFYTANLNNVTNRPVISPVVELLAKKQAGTITAEEADAAIALLKQQDLRKELDRYVYKEASTQQHYLNASGGNAQLTYQFSAGYNRALPDIRGSKGSEQYTLNSVLAFHPVKNLDVEAGVHLSRSTNKATNIDLINPYPYTQLADAEGNALAVPRLFRMGYADTAGGGRLLDWHYRPLDEIRLADNTVKTRLLRLNLRASYRIFPWLRAELLYQNLEQLGEKRNHYSLESYAARDQINRFTQINGNIVTRIFPLGGILELNNDRQRTDNWRGQLAVNKNWGRDHQLTALLAGEVTESVTGGSNSRLLGFDEKLSSYATGLNYGLLYPTYGNLYGSGRLPDAAGVNDEGMLTRLVAVLGNISYTFRNRYTIYGSARRDGANILGVATNNRWKPLWSVGGSWNISTENFYQLAWMPSLKLKAAYGYMGNVNNSLSGTPTIYFAPSNTAVTGLRYSSGGTASNPNLRWEQVAMMNAGLDMSFLQSRLTVSLDVFRKNSTDVIAPFPVDPTSGRDTYDVNAASLKASGWELALQSRNITGPFEWSSRFGLSYARTVVTNVYNRQLGMSTFLSHGLNAITGNIAFGLYSFRFAGLDPQTGDPQAYLGKAVSKDYYGLILDSIQNQQLHGSSIPLYTGYLGNTFSFKQLSLSFNITYRLKYYYRRPTISYNNLFYAWTGHADFDRRWQQPGDELHTTIPSMTYPADAYRDMVYEFSSAQVGRGDNIRLQDLRLDYTIGKQQFSRLPFSSVQLFVYVNQLNMILWKADSGPYDPDFTGGHANVSSAPVPRIWTGGININF; encoded by the coding sequence GTGAAATGGATTGTTGTACTGCTCGTCGTTTCACTCTGTTCTGTCCATGCTGCGGGGGTATCGCAAAATGTAACCCTTTCCGGTAAGGAGCTTTCCCTGAAGCAGGTGATCCTGGCTATCCGGCAGCAGACCGGGTATGTGGTCATCCGCAATAAGGCGGATGTTCCCGGCACGCCCACCTATTCCCTTGCTGTCAGGGATATGCCGCTGCGGGATTTCCTGGACCTGCTGGTCCGCAACCAGCCTTTCCGGTATGCTATCCGCGACAAAACAATTTTCCTTTCGCCGAAGGAGCCGGCTGTAACAGCCGGTCTACACGAAGGCCTGCAGCAGCCGGACAGGCTGCTATCCCTGTATGCGCCACCCATCAGGATCCGGGTATCGGATTCCCTGGGTAATCCGCTTGTTGGCGCTACCGTTGCACTGAGGAACGGCCGGCAGTCGGGCGTAACGGATGGCAATGGCTTCATCATCCTGGAAGTAAAGGCCGGCGAGCAGCTGCTGGTCTCCTTTGTTGGGTATGAGGGGCGGTCGCTGATCCTTACCGAAGCCCTGCTGGCCCCAGGCAACCTGCCTATAGTGCTGAAACCTTTGGCCACCCGGCTGGATGAGTTTGAGGTAACCGTGAACACCGGTTACCAGCAGCTCAGCCGGGAACGCTTTGTGGGCGCTTACAGCAAGCTGGATAGTACGGCCTATGCCCGAAGGGTGGGGACCACCATCCTGGACCGGCTGGAGGGGACGGTAACCGGACTGGCTTTCAACAACAAGGGCTCGGCCCCCATGCAGATCAGGGGGCTCAGCACCCTGGGGTATACTTCCTATAACCCGCTGATCATAGTGGATGATTTCCCGTATAAAGGAGATATCAATACCATTAATCCCAATGATGTGGAAAGCATCACGGTGCTGAAAGATGCGGCTGCGGCCTCTATCTGGGGAACCATGGCGGGCAATGGCGTGATCGTTATCACCACCAAAAAAGGCAGACAGCAGCCGCTGCAGGTATCCTATTCAGCCAATATGATCCTGCAGGAAAAGCCTGATCTTTTTGCCATACCCCGGATGAGCATTGCGGATGAGATAGATGTGGAGCAAATGCTATTCGGGAAAGGATTTTACACGGCCAACCTGAACAATGTTACCAACCGGCCGGTGATCTCCCCGGTGGTAGAACTGCTGGCCAAAAAACAGGCGGGAACCATTACAGCGGAAGAAGCGGATGCGGCCATTGCATTATTGAAACAGCAGGACCTGCGCAAAGAACTGGACAGGTACGTGTATAAAGAAGCTTCTACACAGCAGCATTACCTGAATGCCAGTGGTGGCAACGCACAGCTTACCTACCAGTTCTCTGCCGGTTATAACCGGGCCCTTCCGGACATCAGGGGCAGTAAAGGCAGTGAACAATATACCCTGAATTCAGTGCTGGCCTTTCATCCTGTTAAAAACCTGGATGTGGAAGCAGGTGTTCACCTCAGCAGGAGTACCAATAAAGCCACTAATATAGACCTGATCAATCCTTATCCCTATACGCAGCTGGCGGATGCGGAAGGCAATGCACTGGCCGTTCCCCGCCTGTTCAGGATGGGGTATGCGGATACTGCGGGAGGAGGCCGGCTGCTGGACTGGCATTACCGTCCCCTGGATGAGATCCGCCTGGCGGACAATACCGTAAAGACCCGCCTGCTGCGCCTGAACCTGCGGGCATCTTACCGGATCTTTCCCTGGCTCAGGGCTGAGTTGCTTTATCAGAACCTGGAGCAGCTGGGTGAAAAACGGAATCATTACAGCCTGGAGAGTTATGCGGCCAGGGACCAGATCAACAGGTTTACCCAGATCAATGGCAATATTGTTACCCGCATCTTTCCCCTGGGCGGCATACTGGAACTGAACAACGACAGGCAGCGTACGGATAACTGGCGTGGCCAGCTGGCTGTTAACAAGAACTGGGGAAGAGATCACCAGCTGACGGCCCTGCTGGCGGGAGAGGTGACTGAAAGCGTTACCGGTGGCAGCAACAGCCGGCTGCTGGGGTTTGATGAAAAACTGTCCTCCTATGCTACCGGCCTCAATTACGGGCTGCTGTACCCCACCTATGGCAACCTGTATGGTTCCGGCAGGCTGCCGGATGCTGCCGGGGTAAATGATGAGGGCATGCTGACAAGGCTGGTGGCCGTACTGGGCAATATCTCCTACACTTTCCGCAACCGGTATACCATTTATGGAAGCGCCAGGCGGGATGGGGCCAATATCCTGGGCGTGGCTACCAACAACCGCTGGAAGCCGCTCTGGTCTGTGGGGGGGAGCTGGAATATCTCCACTGAAAATTTCTACCAGCTTGCCTGGATGCCTTCTCTCAAGCTGAAAGCGGCTTATGGTTATATGGGCAATGTGAACAATAGTTTATCGGGGACCCCTACTATTTATTTTGCCCCTTCCAATACAGCAGTTACTGGTCTGCGTTATTCCAGCGGAGGCACGGCTTCCAATCCCAACCTGCGCTGGGAACAGGTGGCCATGATGAATGCCGGCCTTGACATGAGCTTTCTGCAGTCCAGGCTGACCGTTTCCCTGGATGTATTCCGGAAAAATTCAACGGATGTGATAGCGCCATTCCCTGTTGATCCTACCTCGGGCCGGGATACCTACGATGTGAATGCTGCCAGCCTGAAAGCCAGTGGGTGGGAACTGGCCCTGCAAAGCCGGAATATTACCGGTCCCTTTGAATGGAGCAGCCGCTTTGGGCTGAGCTATGCCAGGACCGTTGTTACAAATGTGTACAACAGGCAGCTGGGTATGAGTACTTTCCTGAGTCATGGATTGAATGCTATTACCGGGAATATTGCTTTTGGCCTGTACAGCTTCCGGTTTGCAGGACTTGATCCCCAGACCGGCGATCCGCAGGCTTACCTGGGTAAGGCCGTCAGCAAGGATTATTATGGACTGATCCTTGACAGTATACAAAATCAGCAGCTGCATGGGTCCAGTATTCCCCTGTATACCGGATACCTGGGCAATACCTTTTCGTTTAAGCAGCTGAGCCTGTCGTTCAATATTACTTACCGGCTGAAATACTATTACCGGCGTCCTACCATCAGCTATAACAACCTGTTCTACGCCTGGACGGGACATGCGGATTTTGATCGTCGCTGGCAGCAACCCGGGGATGAATTGCATACTACCATTCCTTCCATGACCTATCCTGCTGATGCTTACCGGGACATGGTGTATGAATTTTCCTCGGCCCAGGTAGGGCGGGGAGACAATATCCGGCTGCAGGACCTGCGCCTGGACTACACCATCGGTAAACAGCAGTTCTCCAGGCTGCCATTCAGCAGCGTCCAGCTATTTGTGTATGTCAACCAGCTGAATATGATCCTGTGGAAAGCGGATAGCGGCCCCTACGATCCTGATTTTACCGGTGGCCATGCCAATGTCTCCTCAGCACCTGTGCCGCGTATATGGACGGGTGGTATCAACATTAATTTTTAA
- a CDS encoding RagB/SusD family nutrient uptake outer membrane protein, with product MYRNYYFILCLLSLALGSCQKYLDKKPRKALVIPTTLEEVESLLNNENAINMRYSAQLEANADNYYVSTEAYLAATDLDRPVYVWGAQANTLSTWKLYYQFPVLYANLVLENLDRIGFTAANRTEWDRLKGSALFHRSFSFWDLAQLYCHPYDAATLAGPGIVLKTTTGIEETSVRSTVQQTYDQLVNDLKTAIPLLPPRTDVLIRPTRFTAYGALARVYLSMRDYVNAGLYADSCLQDQSALMDFNTLVPVGTPPIKRFNRETIFYARGFFTPAIVYPSAAKVDSVLYASYDDNDLRKTVFFREAPDGGYFFRGSYDGDFRENIIFAGLAVDELLLIRSECHARAGRLTAAMADLNTLMVNRWKNDGSFVPFEAADPGTALAIILRERRKELLYRNLRWSDLRRLNLEGANITLTRKVDNITYTLPPGDPRWVMLIPQEIINYSGMEQNKR from the coding sequence ATGTACAGGAACTATTATTTCATCCTCTGTCTGCTGTCCCTGGCCCTGGGCTCCTGCCAGAAATACCTGGACAAGAAGCCGCGGAAAGCACTGGTCATTCCTACTACCCTTGAAGAGGTGGAGTCATTGCTCAACAATGAAAATGCCATCAATATGCGCTATTCGGCACAGTTGGAGGCCAACGCAGATAATTATTATGTCTCTACAGAGGCGTATCTGGCAGCCACGGACCTTGACCGGCCTGTCTATGTCTGGGGTGCGCAGGCCAATACGCTGAGCACCTGGAAGCTGTATTACCAGTTCCCTGTACTCTATGCCAACCTGGTCCTGGAGAACCTGGACAGGATCGGCTTTACGGCAGCGAATAGGACTGAATGGGACCGGTTGAAGGGCTCGGCCCTGTTCCACCGCAGTTTCAGCTTCTGGGATCTTGCGCAACTTTACTGCCACCCTTATGATGCGGCCACCCTTGCTGGTCCGGGCATTGTACTGAAGACCACTACCGGTATTGAGGAAACTTCAGTCAGGTCCACCGTTCAGCAAACCTATGACCAGCTGGTGAACGACCTGAAAACAGCCATCCCTTTGCTGCCTCCCAGAACCGATGTGCTGATTAGACCTACCCGCTTTACCGCCTATGGCGCACTGGCCCGCGTTTATTTATCCATGCGGGACTATGTGAATGCCGGCCTCTATGCCGATTCCTGCCTGCAGGACCAGTCCGCCCTGATGGACTTCAATACCCTGGTGCCTGTGGGCACGCCTCCCATCAAACGATTCAACAGGGAAACCATCTTTTATGCGCGGGGATTCTTTACGCCGGCCATTGTTTATCCTTCCGCCGCCAAAGTGGATTCCGTACTCTATGCTTCCTATGATGACAATGACCTGCGCAAAACAGTATTCTTCCGGGAAGCGCCTGATGGCGGTTATTTTTTCCGTGGCAGCTATGACGGGGATTTCAGGGAGAACATCATATTCGCCGGACTGGCGGTGGATGAGCTCCTGCTGATCCGCTCGGAATGCCATGCCCGTGCAGGCAGGCTGACAGCAGCCATGGCAGACCTCAATACCCTGATGGTTAACCGGTGGAAAAATGATGGCAGCTTTGTTCCTTTTGAAGCGGCAGACCCGGGCACCGCACTGGCCATTATCCTCCGGGAAAGAAGAAAGGAATTGCTGTACAGGAACCTCCGCTGGTCTGATCTCCGGCGGCTCAACCTGGAAGGCGCCAATATAACCCTGACCAGGAAGGTGGACAATATTACCTACACCCTGCCCCCGGGCGATCCCCGCTGGGTGATGCTGATACCACAGGAGATCATCAATTATTCCGGAATGGAACAGAATAAACGATAA
- a CDS encoding zinc-dependent metalloprotease: protein MYKIMTIILALLCPFVLMAQQDSAAKKANAPQDSAAKKTTIIKPYKELITTKAVTQKGLLTVHKVENKFYLEIPDSLLDRDMLIVTRIVEAAAGVRPVGDMEGYGGDWLNEKVIRFSKAVNRQLFIRKMSFSERAAEGAPGDMARAVKASNVQPVVAAFPILAYTPDSAATVIEIGEYVNGQQDIVFFDKVWTRRFNLGAQENDKSYVEAITSYPGNVEIAVVKTFPSGNYSGYLHTYTLNSSLVLLPAQVMKIRYFDRRVGLFGDAYNDYGRKRNGSEWIGIVNRWRLEPKAADVERYKRGELVEPRKPIVFYIDPATPRKWVPYLIQGVNDWQKAFEKAGFKNAIYALEAPVNDSTWSLNDARHSAIVYKASRIANASGPNVSDPRSGEILESHINWYHNLTEILHSWYFVQAGAVDPAARKRNLDDTLMGKLIRYVCSHEVGHTLGLLHNMGASNTIPVKNLRDKQWLQQNSHTPSIMDYARFNYVAQPEDSIPLASLIPVIGPYDEWAIEWGYRWLGEGMSANDEQVVMAHLAGSKIKADRRLWYAYDGLGDPRIQTEDLGDDQMTANRYGIKNLQRIMPYFPEWLKDTTDPDQNCNDATLMFRQLLTQYRRYLYHAAYYIGSRYVHDRLTREKGPIMEIVEPEKQRAAVRFLLDELFTTPQWLVEAPVAALYDVVPLRTIGSVQNEFLKLVLQPYSMNSILLAEASGKGYTLEEHLLSLKQGIWKELSAHKPITVYRRNLQKMYVQQLLPLLFRPAPGTDPQSQRKEYDFEMAIRSDLNGILKAHAREILKEVKAARPFIKDKMTSLHLAEIQEQLQAALASQKGGAADSGAAGTARAFSTETMLMPYGPEKAGLPSHSCWELPEPGGR, encoded by the coding sequence ATGTATAAGATAATGACTATTATCCTGGCCTTGCTATGTCCCTTTGTATTGATGGCGCAGCAGGATAGCGCCGCAAAAAAAGCAAACGCACCGCAGGACAGTGCCGCAAAAAAGACCACTATCATCAAGCCGTATAAAGAGCTGATCACAACAAAGGCTGTTACCCAAAAAGGACTGCTGACCGTACATAAAGTGGAGAATAAGTTTTACCTGGAGATCCCCGATTCCCTGCTGGACAGGGATATGCTGATAGTTACCCGCATAGTGGAAGCGGCTGCCGGTGTCCGGCCTGTGGGGGATATGGAGGGATATGGGGGCGACTGGCTGAATGAAAAAGTGATCCGGTTCTCCAAAGCGGTGAACCGGCAGCTGTTCATCCGGAAAATGAGTTTTTCTGAAAGGGCTGCCGAGGGTGCGCCGGGGGATATGGCCCGCGCGGTGAAGGCCTCCAATGTACAACCGGTGGTGGCAGCTTTTCCTATCCTTGCCTATACGCCGGACTCTGCCGCTACGGTGATTGAAATAGGGGAATACGTCAATGGCCAGCAGGATATTGTCTTTTTCGATAAGGTATGGACAAGGCGCTTCAACCTGGGGGCACAGGAAAATGATAAATCCTATGTGGAAGCTATCACCAGTTATCCGGGCAATGTAGAGATAGCTGTGGTGAAAACCTTTCCCTCCGGGAATTACAGTGGTTACCTGCATACCTATACGCTGAACAGTTCCCTGGTGCTGTTGCCGGCCCAGGTAATGAAGATCCGGTATTTTGATCGCCGCGTTGGTCTTTTTGGTGATGCCTACAATGATTACGGAAGAAAAAGAAATGGCTCAGAGTGGATTGGGATAGTCAACCGCTGGCGGCTGGAGCCCAAAGCAGCCGATGTGGAGCGATACAAACGCGGAGAGCTGGTGGAGCCCCGCAAACCGATCGTTTTTTATATTGATCCCGCAACACCCAGGAAATGGGTGCCCTACCTGATACAGGGGGTGAACGACTGGCAGAAAGCTTTCGAGAAAGCCGGCTTTAAAAATGCCATCTATGCGCTGGAAGCCCCGGTCAATGACAGCACCTGGAGCCTTAACGATGCAAGGCATAGCGCCATTGTATACAAAGCTTCCCGGATCGCCAATGCAAGCGGCCCCAATGTGTCCGATCCCCGTTCCGGTGAAATACTGGAAAGCCATATCAACTGGTACCATAACCTGACCGAGATCCTGCACAGCTGGTATTTTGTGCAGGCCGGAGCGGTAGATCCTGCAGCCCGCAAAAGGAACCTGGATGATACCCTGATGGGTAAGCTGATCCGTTATGTATGTTCCCATGAAGTGGGCCATACCCTGGGGCTGTTGCACAATATGGGCGCCAGTAATACCATTCCTGTGAAGAACCTGCGCGATAAACAATGGCTGCAGCAGAACAGTCATACCCCTTCCATCATGGACTATGCCCGGTTTAATTATGTGGCGCAGCCGGAAGACAGTATCCCGCTGGCGAGCCTTATTCCTGTTATTGGTCCCTATGATGAATGGGCCATTGAATGGGGCTATCGCTGGCTGGGCGAAGGGATGTCGGCCAATGATGAGCAGGTGGTGATGGCCCACCTGGCCGGCAGCAAAATAAAAGCCGACAGGCGGCTCTGGTACGCCTATGACGGATTGGGTGATCCCCGGATACAGACGGAGGACCTGGGTGATGACCAGATGACTGCCAACCGATATGGGATCAAAAACCTGCAAAGAATAATGCCGTATTTTCCTGAATGGCTGAAAGATACTACTGATCCGGACCAGAATTGCAATGACGCCACCCTCATGTTCAGACAGCTGCTGACGCAGTACAGGCGATACCTGTACCATGCGGCCTATTATATTGGTAGCCGGTATGTCCATGATCGGCTGACACGGGAAAAAGGACCTATCATGGAGATCGTAGAACCGGAAAAACAGCGGGCGGCGGTCAGGTTCCTGCTGGATGAATTGTTTACCACGCCGCAATGGCTGGTGGAGGCACCTGTTGCCGCTTTGTATGATGTGGTTCCCCTGCGGACTATTGGCAGTGTACAGAATGAATTCCTGAAACTGGTCCTGCAACCTTATAGTATGAATTCCATCCTGCTGGCGGAAGCAAGCGGTAAAGGATATACGCTGGAAGAGCATCTGTTGTCGTTGAAGCAGGGGATATGGAAAGAATTGTCTGCCCATAAACCGATAACTGTTTACCGGCGTAACCTGCAGAAAATGTATGTCCAGCAACTGCTGCCGCTTCTTTTCCGGCCTGCGCCGGGAACAGATCCCCAGTCACAGCGAAAAGAATATGACTTTGAGATGGCTATTCGCAGTGACCTGAACGGCATTTTGAAAGCACATGCCCGGGAAATACTGAAAGAAGTGAAAGCGGCAAGGCCTTTCATCAAAGACAAAATGACCAGCCTGCACCTGGCGGAGATCCAGGAACAGTTGCAGGCGGCATTAGCCAGCCAGAAAGGCGGTGCAGCAGACAGCGGCGCCGCCGGCACTGCCCGGGCTTTCAGTACAGAAACCATGCTGATGCCGTACGGGCCGGAAAAGGCCGGCCTTCCCTCCCATTCCTGCTGGGAACTCCCGGAGCCGGGAGGCAGGTAA
- a CDS encoding RagB/SusD family nutrient uptake outer membrane protein, whose translation MTFNHRYLYKAVFIVLMLSSCGKDFIDLKPVSSATSGNFYQTEEDFLNAINGAYNSLRAGGNYGGDSYVFGEVRSDNSIPVASGSITDQDEFDRFYIRTTNPFINNRWSNSYSAIARCNAILGRIEPIPMNQGLKDRITAEAKFLRALYFFNLVRSFGDVPLVLKEINNPDEGYEYGRNPKADVYAQIEKDLREAADVLPVSYTGANVGRATKGAAMAMLGRILLTQKKFPAAAEQLSAVIGLNKYDLVPEYADFFKVKNKNNVEAIFDVQYKSGGIGQGNSWPNSFAPQNSGNSVMMFGGGGNNTPSDDLVNDYEAGDKRKDATVATSYVNASGAIIPGNFVKKYYDVPTTNNDNGNNIPIIRYADVLLMYAECLNEAGYLADGEAFDLLNEVRERAGLDPLSSAELPDQGAFRLAMEHERRVEFAFENLRWYDLVRTDRAITVMNAKAAEINLVNAVTQQNLVFPIPQSQIEINQSKITQNEGSN comes from the coding sequence ATGACATTCAATCACCGATATTTATACAAGGCGGTTTTCATTGTATTGATGCTGTCTTCCTGCGGCAAAGACTTCATTGATCTGAAGCCCGTTTCCAGCGCCACTTCAGGCAATTTTTACCAGACGGAAGAAGATTTCCTGAACGCCATCAATGGCGCCTACAATTCACTCCGGGCCGGAGGTAATTACGGCGGGGACAGTTATGTCTTCGGAGAGGTAAGATCGGATAATTCCATACCGGTAGCTTCCGGTTCTATAACGGACCAGGATGAGTTTGACCGGTTCTATATCCGCACCACCAATCCATTCATCAACAACCGGTGGAGCAATAGCTACTCGGCCATTGCGCGATGCAACGCCATATTGGGCCGCATTGAGCCCATCCCCATGAACCAGGGCCTGAAGGACCGTATTACCGCCGAAGCCAAATTCCTGCGCGCACTGTATTTCTTCAACCTTGTTCGCAGTTTCGGGGATGTGCCGCTGGTATTAAAAGAGATCAACAACCCGGATGAAGGGTATGAATATGGCCGCAACCCGAAAGCGGACGTGTATGCCCAGATCGAAAAAGACCTCCGGGAAGCCGCCGATGTGCTGCCGGTCAGTTATACGGGCGCGAATGTCGGTCGCGCCACCAAAGGCGCTGCCATGGCCATGCTGGGCCGGATCCTGCTGACGCAGAAAAAATTTCCGGCGGCAGCGGAACAGCTGTCGGCTGTGATAGGACTGAATAAATACGACCTGGTACCCGAGTACGCAGACTTCTTCAAAGTAAAGAACAAGAACAATGTAGAAGCTATCTTCGACGTACAATATAAATCCGGCGGCATCGGGCAGGGCAACTCCTGGCCCAATTCCTTTGCACCGCAGAATTCCGGCAATTCCGTGATGATGTTCGGGGGCGGCGGCAACAATACCCCTTCAGACGACCTGGTCAATGACTACGAGGCTGGAGACAAACGCAAAGATGCCACTGTAGCCACTTCTTATGTGAATGCCAGTGGCGCTATTATTCCCGGCAATTTTGTGAAGAAGTATTACGATGTTCCTACCACCAATAATGATAATGGCAATAATATCCCCATTATCCGCTATGCGGATGTGCTGCTCATGTATGCGGAATGTCTGAATGAAGCAGGATACCTGGCCGATGGCGAAGCTTTCGATCTGCTGAATGAAGTCCGTGAACGCGCCGGCCTGGATCCGCTCAGCTCCGCGGAACTGCCCGACCAGGGTGCTTTCCGGCTGGCCATGGAGCATGAAAGACGGGTTGAGTTTGCCTTTGAGAACCTGCGCTGGTATGACCTGGTAAGGACCGACAGGGCCATCACCGTGATGAATGCGAAGGCTGCTGAGATCAACCTGGTGAATGCCGTAACGCAGCAGAATCTCGTGTTCCCGATCCCGCAGAGCCAGATAGAGATCAACCAATCAAAGATCACCCAGAACGAGGGTTCCAATTGA